A part of Solicola gregarius genomic DNA contains:
- a CDS encoding ABC transporter ATP-binding protein, whose translation MTEDTPVLRVDGLRKTFRSRVRDSESVIAVDSVSLAVAPGESLAIVGESGSGKTTIARILVGLERADAGTVEVAGADVTAPARSRRARLRRARAIQMVFQNPYGSLDPAATIEQSVAYALALHGVPDRRVRTAELLDRVGLGKREREARPASLSGGQLQRAAIARCLCVEPDVLVLDEAVAALDVSIQAQILLLIDELRTELGLTCVFISHDLAVVEAVSDRVAVLLRGKVVEEGDTASVLRDPRHEYTQMLLDSVPRPGWVPTGGRADPADTFATRP comes from the coding sequence ATGACCGAGGACACGCCGGTGCTGCGCGTCGATGGGCTCCGCAAGACGTTTCGGTCGCGCGTACGCGACAGCGAATCCGTTATCGCGGTCGACTCCGTTTCGCTCGCGGTCGCACCGGGAGAGTCGTTGGCGATCGTCGGCGAGTCCGGCAGCGGCAAGACGACCATCGCCCGCATTCTCGTCGGGCTCGAACGCGCCGATGCCGGCACCGTCGAGGTCGCCGGCGCGGACGTGACCGCGCCAGCGCGCAGTCGCCGCGCCCGGCTCAGGCGGGCGCGGGCGATCCAGATGGTGTTCCAGAATCCCTATGGGTCCCTCGACCCGGCGGCGACGATCGAGCAGAGCGTCGCGTACGCCCTCGCGCTGCACGGCGTGCCCGACCGCCGGGTTCGCACGGCCGAGCTACTCGACCGGGTCGGGCTGGGCAAACGGGAACGCGAGGCCCGCCCGGCGTCGCTGAGCGGCGGACAGCTGCAGCGGGCCGCGATCGCGCGCTGTCTGTGCGTCGAACCCGACGTACTCGTGCTCGACGAGGCGGTCGCAGCGCTCGACGTCTCCATCCAGGCCCAGATCCTGCTGCTCATCGACGAGCTACGAACCGAGCTCGGGCTCACCTGCGTGTTCATCAGCCACGACCTGGCCGTCGTCGAGGCCGTCAGCGACCGAGTCGCGGTGCTGCTGCGCGGGAAGGTCGTCGAGGAGGGCGACACTGCGTCGGTGTTGCGAGACCCGCGACACGAGTACACACAGATGCTGCTGGACAGCGTTCCGCGACCCGGATGGGTGCCGACCGGAGGCCGAGCGGACCCGGCCGACACGTTCGCGACTCGCCCGTAA
- a CDS encoding ABC transporter permease: MRTVVRNVAEVVTTLVLASFLIFLAMYLAPGDKAALLAGGPENLTPQTLQAINEQYHFDDPMIVQYFYWLGNAVQGDFGRSYVYGQDVSSLLTSRFDVTVFLVLYTAVLVIAIGLVLGVVSALRRRKAADSAILTVTTFLGGIPPFVAAVALIAVFAVGLAWFPTTGAGDGIADRFYHLTLPAIALAVGSIAGMTRVTRQSMVSQSESPHVDVARTRGLPRAYIVRQHILRNSAAPIITMSGLIIAGTIAGTVLVEEAFGLSGIGKLLIDAIDQRDLPVTQAVLLLLVLAYIITTRIADVLQRVADPRLRGSES; the protein is encoded by the coding sequence ATGCGCACCGTCGTTCGAAACGTCGCCGAGGTCGTCACTACGCTCGTCCTCGCCTCGTTCCTGATCTTCCTGGCGATGTACCTTGCCCCAGGTGACAAGGCGGCGCTGCTCGCGGGCGGGCCGGAGAACCTGACCCCGCAGACGCTCCAGGCGATCAACGAGCAGTACCACTTCGACGACCCGATGATCGTCCAGTACTTCTACTGGCTGGGCAACGCCGTGCAAGGCGACTTCGGTCGCTCGTACGTCTATGGGCAGGACGTGTCGAGCCTGTTGACCTCGCGTTTCGATGTCACGGTGTTCCTGGTGCTCTACACCGCCGTGCTGGTCATTGCGATCGGCCTCGTGCTCGGCGTCGTGTCCGCCTTGCGCAGGCGCAAGGCGGCCGACTCCGCGATCCTGACGGTGACGACGTTCCTCGGTGGCATCCCGCCGTTCGTCGCGGCGGTCGCCCTGATCGCGGTGTTCGCGGTCGGGCTGGCGTGGTTCCCCACCACGGGCGCCGGCGACGGTATCGCCGACCGCTTCTACCACCTGACGCTGCCCGCGATCGCGCTCGCCGTCGGCTCGATCGCCGGGATGACACGAGTGACGCGGCAGTCGATGGTGAGCCAGTCCGAGTCGCCGCACGTCGACGTCGCGCGTACCCGCGGGCTGCCCCGCGCGTACATCGTCCGGCAGCACATCCTGCGCAACTCCGCGGCACCGATCATCACCATGTCGGGTCTCATCATCGCCGGCACGATCGCCGGCACCGTGCTCGTCGAGGAGGCCTTCGGGCTGAGCGGGATCGGCAAGCTGCTGATCGACGCGATCGACCAGCGCGACCTCCCCGTGACGCAGGCGGTCCTGCTGCTGCTCGTCCTCGCGTACATCATCACCACCCGGATCGCCGACGTACTGCAGCGCGTCGCCGATCCTCGGCTGCGAGGGAGTGAGTCATGA
- a CDS encoding C45 family autoproteolytic acyltransferase/hydolase: protein MDSLTLPSVEISGGDHERGTQYGEFAAAQIVAARDFYEASFGRVQGLTWSQVRELAREWLAPSTAFAPDLIDEMRGIADGAGLDLLDVLALNARGEISRMRRDEPLGERDELDLDSDGCSSFALLPEATGDGHVYCGQNWDWRHAVRDTVLLLRVVRPGKPTIIQHVEAGQVGRQGANSAGLALNANGLGGRFPGTAPGVPQPLIRRRVLDSAGPYEAIKVLLDATQDIPSNALLTHRDGFAIDLETTPYAHDWLYPTGGVLVHGNHYQGRIPAQLAATYRPDSASTLYRVPIIERGLAEAAAAVDAESIRKVVHTTMSDHFGKPESVCSHPDPRHDELRQWSTLLSSCVDLTAGTYHLAPGMPCEHAYQVAPWNIYDGPDAPTHTR, encoded by the coding sequence GTGGACAGCTTGACCCTCCCGTCCGTCGAGATCAGCGGCGGCGACCACGAGCGCGGCACCCAGTACGGCGAGTTCGCAGCCGCCCAGATCGTCGCGGCGCGCGACTTCTACGAGGCGTCCTTCGGGCGGGTGCAGGGCCTCACCTGGTCGCAGGTACGCGAGCTCGCCCGCGAGTGGCTTGCGCCGAGCACCGCGTTCGCGCCCGACCTGATCGACGAGATGCGCGGGATCGCGGACGGCGCGGGGCTCGATCTGCTCGACGTCCTCGCCCTGAACGCCCGCGGCGAGATCAGCCGGATGCGTCGCGACGAGCCCCTCGGTGAACGCGACGAGCTCGACCTGGACTCCGACGGATGCTCGTCGTTCGCGCTGTTGCCCGAGGCAACCGGCGACGGCCACGTCTACTGCGGTCAGAACTGGGACTGGCGCCACGCCGTACGCGACACGGTGCTGCTGCTTCGGGTCGTACGCCCGGGCAAGCCGACGATCATCCAGCACGTCGAGGCCGGCCAGGTCGGTCGACAGGGTGCGAACTCCGCCGGTCTCGCGCTCAACGCGAACGGGCTCGGCGGCCGGTTCCCGGGCACTGCCCCGGGCGTGCCGCAGCCGCTGATCCGCCGCCGCGTACTGGACTCGGCCGGTCCGTACGAGGCGATCAAAGTACTGCTCGACGCCACACAGGACATCCCGAGCAACGCGCTGCTCACTCATCGGGACGGGTTCGCGATCGACCTCGAGACGACGCCGTACGCGCACGACTGGCTCTACCCGACCGGCGGCGTCCTCGTCCACGGCAACCACTACCAGGGCCGGATACCGGCCCAGCTCGCCGCGACGTACCGCCCGGACTCCGCCAGCACCCTGTATCGCGTCCCGATCATCGAACGCGGCCTGGCAGAGGCCGCGGCCGCGGTCGACGCCGAGTCGATCCGCAAGGTCGTGCACACGACGATGTCCGACCACTTCGGCAAACCCGAGTCGGTGTGCTCGCACCCCGACCCACGCCACGACGAGCTCCGCCAGTGGTCGACACTGCTGTCGAGCTGCGTCGACCTCACCGCAGGCACGTACCACCTCGCGCCCGGTATGCCGTGCGAGCACGCGTACCAAGTTGCTCCGTGGAACATCTACGACGGCCCCGACGCCCCCACCCACACGAGGTAG
- a CDS encoding ABC transporter ATP-binding protein has protein sequence MKLELDRLSMALPGTARPVLEDVSLAISAGEIVGLVGESGSGKSTTARAALGLMPDGAAVSGAVRVDGTSVLDLDDAGLRRLRSERVAMVYQNPRASLNPVRTVGAYATEQLRTALGLDASAAKARVLDLFASVGLREPERLLRAHPHQLSGGMLQRVVIASALAGDPEFLLADEATSALDVSTQASIVALLLSLRRERGLGMLFITHDLGLASALCDRVCVMYAGRIVESQPGDRLLVGPRHPYTAGLRDSTPELLSGRAIKPIAGAPPSLGESVAGCAFAPRCPYVEQECRDEAQPLRPVADDLVACRRHDAIELAADHASEGAS, from the coding sequence ATGAAGCTCGAACTCGACCGGTTGAGCATGGCGCTCCCCGGTACGGCGCGGCCGGTGCTCGAGGACGTCTCCCTCGCCATCTCGGCGGGCGAGATCGTCGGTCTCGTCGGCGAGTCCGGATCGGGTAAGTCCACCACTGCACGCGCGGCGCTCGGTCTGATGCCCGACGGCGCGGCGGTGAGCGGCGCCGTGCGCGTCGACGGTACGAGCGTGCTCGACCTCGACGACGCGGGTCTTCGACGGCTGCGCTCGGAGCGAGTCGCGATGGTCTACCAGAACCCACGGGCATCGCTGAATCCCGTGCGGACGGTCGGTGCGTACGCGACCGAGCAGCTACGCACCGCACTCGGACTCGACGCGTCCGCCGCGAAGGCCCGCGTACTCGACCTGTTCGCGTCGGTCGGCCTTCGCGAGCCCGAGCGACTCCTGCGAGCGCATCCGCACCAGCTGTCGGGCGGCATGCTGCAGCGAGTGGTGATCGCGTCGGCGCTCGCGGGCGACCCGGAGTTCCTGCTCGCCGACGAGGCGACGAGCGCCCTCGACGTGTCGACCCAGGCGTCGATCGTCGCGCTGCTGCTGTCTCTGCGCCGCGAGCGCGGCCTGGGCATGCTGTTCATCACCCACGACCTCGGCCTCGCGTCCGCGCTGTGCGACCGGGTCTGCGTCATGTACGCCGGCCGGATCGTCGAGTCACAGCCCGGCGACCGGCTGCTGGTCGGGCCGCGGCACCCGTACACCGCCGGCCTGCGCGACAGCACCCCCGAACTGCTGTCCGGCCGCGCGATCAAGCCGATCGCCGGGGCGCCCCCGTCGCTGGGCGAGTCGGTCGCGGGCTGCGCCTTCGCACCGCGTTGCCCGTACGTCGAGCAGGAGTGCCGTGACGAGGCGCAGCCGCTGCGGCCCGTCGCGGACGACCTCGTCGCGTGTCGACGCCACGATGCCATCGAGCTGGCGGCCGACCACGCCTCGGAAGGAGCGTCATGA
- a CDS encoding MurR/RpiR family transcriptional regulator codes for MSTDEVESSRSLADRVGAVLDRLSPSETRVAQYLNAMPTEELIFANAEQLGRLTRTSDATVVRTARKLGYTGLPQLKREAGSGLGEATAHPRERLSRRLSALGSDLGAVREQIFADAIESLELTREAIDDAELQSAVGAMAHADTIFVFGYGGSEHGARHLARTANRMGYDARAVGDTGLMLADSVMRIGHGDAVVIFQPGRLLHDIDVILEHATSVGAKAILISGERLHKQLAKAYDIGLLAIRGSALLSSEALSSIVVADVLGYGLSALDEDRAMRAREQLTHVRQRLIRDYKGSNLDRQ; via the coding sequence ATGTCAACAGATGAAGTGGAATCGTCGCGCTCGCTCGCCGACCGGGTGGGCGCGGTGCTCGATCGGCTGTCGCCGTCGGAGACGCGGGTCGCGCAGTACCTCAACGCGATGCCGACCGAGGAGCTGATCTTCGCGAACGCCGAGCAGCTCGGGCGCCTGACGCGTACCAGTGACGCGACGGTCGTACGTACGGCGCGCAAGCTCGGTTACACAGGGCTGCCGCAGCTCAAGCGCGAGGCGGGCAGCGGCCTCGGGGAGGCGACCGCCCATCCGAGGGAGCGCCTGTCGCGTCGGCTGTCCGCACTGGGCTCGGACCTCGGCGCCGTGCGCGAGCAGATCTTCGCCGACGCGATCGAGTCGCTCGAGCTCACCCGCGAGGCGATCGACGACGCCGAGCTGCAGAGCGCCGTCGGGGCCATGGCGCACGCGGACACGATCTTCGTGTTCGGCTACGGCGGATCCGAGCACGGCGCCCGGCACCTGGCTCGAACGGCGAACCGGATGGGGTACGACGCAAGAGCAGTCGGAGACACGGGGCTCATGCTCGCCGACTCGGTGATGCGCATCGGCCACGGCGATGCGGTCGTCATATTCCAGCCAGGCCGGCTGTTGCACGACATCGACGTCATCCTCGAGCACGCCACGTCCGTTGGCGCCAAGGCGATCCTGATCAGCGGCGAGCGCCTGCACAAGCAGCTGGCGAAGGCATACGACATCGGGCTGCTCGCCATCCGCGGCTCTGCGCTCCTCTCGTCGGAGGCGCTCTCATCGATCGTCGTCGCCGACGTCCTCGGCTACGGGCTCAGCGCCCTCGACGAGGACCGCGCGATGCGGGCGCGCGAGCAGCTCACCCACGTACGCCAGCGGCTGATCCGCGACTACAAGGGTTCGAACCTCGACCGGCAGTGA
- a CDS encoding ABC transporter substrate-binding protein: MNRRIILPATLLSAAALALTGCAGSDSGGGKPPSDDELVATTKPASGPADSVNWMLSAEPATLDADVGASDVEDSVIANMCERLFQVQPDYSVKPHLAKSVTRPNPTTVVYALRDDVTFHDGSPLAADDVVWSMQRHAEPGADESDEYEGVKNVEKTGEYEVTVTLEQPDAQFDMRMAGDGGIVWNRAVIDRAGDSFGTPDSPDACSGPYQLKEWKAGTSITLEAAPNYWDKDRAVNTQSLTYTWGAAPAVVNAVNAGETDGTFLTDPSLVGPLESNDELSVSYGATTTSWQVFPSRGDGALGDARIRTALSLAMDRDGIVKAAFDGRAEPWKLPVGSGTWGYAPDAFQDAFDKVPDTPSSPSDADIDKAKDLVEQVGDPGPITLATSGSEIQNVMANGVRTAAAEIGLEVEIKTLSDAQYSELYGSEDARAKVDGMIGDWYLSKPDPLGMYDNAMPGGVNNYVGFDDPKYAQAFNAAAGEYDETKRANLTVKVQDIYLDNMLSIPLVMTPNTLVTSDKLSGAPVSMAYLTYPWAADLGSA, from the coding sequence ATGAACCGCCGCATCATCCTCCCCGCCACCCTGCTGAGCGCCGCGGCGCTCGCCTTGACCGGCTGCGCCGGCTCCGACTCCGGCGGGGGCAAGCCGCCGAGCGACGACGAGCTCGTCGCCACTACCAAGCCCGCCTCGGGGCCCGCCGACAGCGTGAACTGGATGCTGTCTGCCGAGCCGGCGACGCTCGACGCCGACGTCGGCGCCAGTGACGTCGAGGACTCCGTGATCGCCAACATGTGCGAACGGTTGTTCCAGGTCCAGCCCGACTACAGCGTCAAGCCGCACCTCGCCAAGTCGGTGACGCGCCCCAACCCCACGACGGTCGTGTACGCCCTGCGCGATGACGTGACGTTCCACGACGGCAGCCCGCTGGCTGCCGATGACGTCGTATGGAGCATGCAACGCCACGCCGAGCCCGGCGCCGACGAGTCCGACGAGTATGAGGGTGTCAAGAACGTCGAGAAGACCGGCGAGTACGAGGTGACCGTCACGCTCGAGCAGCCCGATGCGCAGTTCGACATGCGGATGGCCGGCGACGGCGGAATCGTCTGGAACCGCGCCGTGATCGACAGGGCGGGCGACTCGTTCGGAACACCGGACAGTCCCGATGCATGCAGTGGTCCGTACCAGCTCAAGGAATGGAAGGCGGGTACGTCGATCACCCTCGAGGCGGCACCGAACTACTGGGACAAGGACCGCGCCGTCAACACGCAGAGCCTCACTTACACCTGGGGCGCGGCGCCCGCCGTCGTGAACGCGGTGAACGCCGGTGAGACCGACGGCACCTTCCTGACCGATCCCTCGCTCGTCGGGCCGCTCGAGTCCAACGACGAGCTCAGCGTCTCGTACGGCGCGACCACGACGTCGTGGCAGGTCTTCCCGTCCCGCGGCGACGGCGCACTCGGCGACGCTCGGATCCGTACGGCGCTGTCGCTCGCGATGGATCGCGACGGGATCGTCAAGGCAGCGTTCGACGGGCGCGCCGAGCCATGGAAGCTCCCGGTCGGATCGGGCACCTGGGGTTACGCGCCCGACGCCTTCCAGGACGCGTTCGACAAGGTCCCCGACACGCCCTCGTCGCCGAGCGACGCCGATATCGACAAGGCCAAGGACCTCGTCGAGCAGGTCGGCGACCCGGGCCCGATCACGCTCGCCACCAGTGGGAGCGAGATCCAGAACGTGATGGCCAACGGCGTCCGCACGGCTGCGGCCGAGATCGGACTCGAGGTCGAAATCAAGACGCTGTCGGACGCGCAGTACTCCGAGCTGTACGGGAGCGAGGACGCCCGAGCGAAGGTCGACGGCATGATCGGCGACTGGTACCTCTCCAAGCCCGATCCGCTCGGCATGTACGACAACGCGATGCCGGGAGGAGTCAACAACTACGTCGGCTTCGATGACCCGAAGTACGCGCAGGCGTTCAACGCCGCGGCCGGCGAGTACGACGAGACCAAGCGCGCGAACCTCACGGTGAAGGTGCAGGACATCTACCTGGACAACATGCTCTCCATTCCGTTGGTGATGACGCCGAACACCCTGGTGACGTCCGACAAGCTGTCCGGCGCACCCGTGTCGATGGCCTACCTCACGTACCCGTGGGCTGCAGATCTCGGCTCGGCGTGA